The Neodiprion lecontei isolate iyNeoLeco1 chromosome 6, iyNeoLeco1.1, whole genome shotgun sequence sequence AATCCACCATGACAATCCTCGTTGCTGGTAAGCAGATTTCGTTGAGCGTTTCCTTCGAAAGGTTTCGACAACTTTTGTTGCGTGCGAACTTGAAGCACTTCCGCCGCAGACGCGGTCGGAAATATTAATGCCAAGCTGAAAATCTTGATGAAATCGCGCAAGCATGGAGGACGATTAAAATCGAAGGTGGGATCGTCCCAAGTCACAGAAAATGCGCATCGCTTCGGCTACGTTGATTTTCGGCGTCAAATTGACGAACGTTGAAATTTCAGGAGGGCAACCACCGGCAGAACCAAGTGCCCACAAAGATGTCATCTGGATCAGCTCGATCTGTGGcctcattatcatcatcatcgtagTCGTTATTTGTATGGGAGCCAAAGTGAACCGTGAAAGAGTAAGTAAGGATTCGAGATTTCCGTGTATCAACGTGTGATGTAAATTACCAACGTATTTCAGCGCCTGAAAAAGATATTGTTCGACTCAGTATTGACGCATTTCGAAGACGGAGCACTGGAGTGTTTGAATCACGACTTGACCGTGGATGAACAAGCGGAGTTGTTACCCTACGACAAGAAATGGGAATTTCCGCGAGAAGATTTAAAACTTGGTACGCAGTGTCGATCGATCGAACGAGGAAGCTGCGAAACCCCGAATGAAATTACGTGCTTTGGTTAAACGGGGCTTGCAGCATCCTCGTAGGTAAGGCATGGCATTCGTGTGGCTTAGATGCGAACTTTCGTCCGACAGGCAAACAACTGGGAAGCGGAGCGTTCGGCGTCGTGATGAAGGCTGAGGCGCGAGGGATTCGCGTCGCGGGTGAAACGACGATTGTTGCCGTGAAAATGGTCCGACGATCGACGGATCCGAGTTACTTGAAAGCTCTCTCGGGCGAGCTCAAGATCATGATCCACCTCGGCCGACATTTGAACGTCGTCAATCTTCTCGGTGCCTGCACCAAAACTATCCGCACCAAGCGTAAGCTTCACAAATATTGCTTTCAACTTTGACGAGCAAGGCTCACGTCGCAGTCGCAACAAAAATCTGCGAAAAATTCGCATCCTTTCTTATCGTGCACCGAATTTCCAAAGGTGAATTGTACGTCATCGTGGAATACTGCCGCTTCGGGAATTTACACCAATATCTGCAACGTCATCGAGCAACTTTCATCGACCAAATCGATCCctcgacaaaaaaaatcaatccgaATATCGGTATGGAGTTGTTGGCCAGAAGCCTAAGCATCACAAGCCAGGATAGGTATGTTACGCATGTATAGTTCTGCAATTCACATGTTTCCACAAAGTGAAGTTATTGTCGATTGTAGAACATCAGAGCACATCTCAACATTCATAAGAATTTCACCCATTTTTAGTAGCATCTTGCTTGCTGCGAggtgaatttcaatttttttcctcatacaTGTGACGTGTGGCTCAATGCcgtataattttcgttgattCCACAGGGTAAATTATGCTTCGTTATCCTTTTCCTGCAGCAACAGCACAAGGACGTCTTATTGCAATGGTGATTTcgaactaacaataagacgTCATTCTCATGAAGGAGATTCCAGTGAAGTAAACATGTCTCCTGACGGTGCAGATTCGGGTTACAATTCATCGTCAGTTCAGCCTGGATGGCGGTCTAATTACCGAGGCGACTACACAGATCATAATTTAAATCCCGTTTGTACACGAGATTTGCTCTGCTGGGCTTGGCAGGTATCGCGGGGCATGGAATATCTCAGCAGTAGAAACGTAAGTCGACTTCGTGAAACAAAAGTAACTTGATCGTGCAGGTGCCGTCTTCGTCTTcgcttcgtttgatttttccgtatgtaaaaataattgctaACCGTGATAACTAATCAAGAGATATGTGTCATTTTTCCACCAGGCGTTGCTTCCATTTTTTCTGAAATGTATCATCTGTCTGATTTCTCATATCTTACGCATTGTACGTCACAGGTTCTACATGGCGATTTAGCAGCAAGGAACATACTCCTTGCAGACGATAACGTCGTAAAAATTTGTGATTTCGGATTGGCTAGAAACATGTACAACgacaaaaattatacgaaaaaagGAGATTGCCCCTTGCCGGTGAAGTGGATGGCCATCGAGTCGATCAGAGACCGAATCTTTTCAACTCAGTCGGATGTTTGGTCCTTTGGGATAGTCTTGTGGGAGTTTTTCACACTGGCATATACTCCGTATCCGGGTTTGGAATTCAAAGATCAATATGATAAATTAATCGAGGGATATCGCATGGAGAAGCCAGAATACGCAACCGAAGAAATGTGGGTGTATTTTATCAAGGCTATTTGTTAATGATTTATGTAAAACGTCTTCCATCGTGTGAATAATCTCTCTCATATATTTTCAGATACGATATTATGTTAAAGTGTTGGAACGAAAAGCCGACTTTGCGTCCCACGTTTTCTGATCTGGTTGAAAAGTTTGGAAGTTTGTTGAATGAGGAGGTTAAAACGGTGAGTTTTTGTGTTCATTTAATAATTACTTCAATATCCATTCGCCGAacgaattattcataaacgtTCGACCCCGGAATGAATGGTGCATAAAAATGTCGTGAAAGTTTCGTTGTCATATGTCGATATGTTTCAGCATTATTTCCGACTGAATACCGTGGACGCTGATTTCAATATTGAAACTTTCCGAGACGGCCGAATTGATTATCTGACCATGATGTCTGCTCCAAATGGCATCGATCACATTCCACATGTTTCAACTTCGGATGGCTCATCAGCTACGGAATACCTTTCCATGAGCCCAGGCAAGAAAATCGGCGATACTTTCATTGTCAGCCCATGTCCGGAACTCGATTCCTCCCACTTCGAGTATCCTCCACCGAACACAAATGCTCCGGACAATCCTGATTTACAAATACGTATCGAACCAACGCCATCGCTTGCTCTTGACGTTCCACTCAAGCATTCGATTGCTAAGGACGATCAGGGTGCAGAAAAGAGTCAACTTGAAGAGGATCATAGATATTGCGATGCCACGAATGTTTCACAAAATCGATCCGTACTCCTAAACAATAGTTCGGACAAACTTGCGAACAAAGCAAATTGTCAAAtgaatattatgaaaaatttatcaccacTGTTAATCGGGAAAGGTGATGACGACTATGTCAATATGCCACAATCGAAGGTTGATCCTGCGAAAGACACATCGGATAGCCGTGATAATTCAAATTACGTAATTATACGCAAGAATCGTCAAAACAGCATACCGGTATGACAAATTTGATTAGATTGTTTCATACTTCACTCTTGAGTTGCAATCGTTTTGTTTCTCTACTGTCATCGTGTCCCGGactgatttaaaaattataaattttgaatagcAATTATGGCCGTGAATTCTCATGCCAACTGAGGATTAGTTCGAGAGAAAACTCAATTAACTACGTATCGACGAGTACACAAATTATCTACGCGTCACAGATcggattttgatttttctacgTATCTTATCGTTGAACATTACGAGTTCGATCATCAGTTGCACATCCGAAATGTACTCGATCAATCCTTTTGTCTATCGAAGCTACTTCGGTTTCCTCTGGCAGACATCGTTGTCAGAATTTAGATTCATTTCTTGAATTTCATCTTATTTCGCCGCATTAATCACATCATCCATTAGCAACCCGAAATTGTCACAGAATTATCCAGATATCCATATTTGTTCACGACAGTTTAGTACAGATTGTTTTTCGCAGTCCACACAAGggttttaatttattctaaGATCGACGTTGCCTGTATCACTTTCACCACGCTCACATGGTTCAATTATCTATTTAAATAGCTCACAGTAGTGGGTCTCTGCGTAGTTAATAAGGAAATATCGGAACGCGAGAGTATAATTtatctttttatattttcctgTACACACACCATCCAACGACACAATATCTCCTATAACCCGTTCATGTAATCCGTTTCGTTTATCCTGTCTATGTAtcgaataatttgatatttaatTCTTTCGATATAAGttgtatatttacaattataatttaataatttaatttgatttaGAGGTAAAATATCGTTGATTAATAGAAAGGGTGGGAGAAAAATCACGATATCGAATATTTACAAACGCAAAACATGCGTCACAAAATATCGAAGTGTAGAAAGTTGCAATACAGAAAAGGCAAATTGTAGACGATTCAAAAGCCTAACATAAAATCACTGGAAGTGTAAGCACGCAAGATGAAGCCACCGAGCTTCGGGGCAACCTGCTAAGGTTGAAAACTTGtgggtaaaattttattctcgaTTGCTTTTCTTATTGTTCAGCATCGAATCGATGGATCGATTCTACGATCATTGCTCATCGTAATTGACCGGCAACATTAAACACGATATTATACTTTGCCACATTACATATATACTTCAATCTTACTGTATGAAGCAGTAGAAAAGTAAAAGTCAGACAGAAACGAGTCCATCAGTTTCATCAAAAAGATTGTATCAACTTCACTCGAACATAAAGTTTCTTTGGCTGAGCGCAAGACTTCATTAATCGGAAACTGCGGTTTGGAAAATGGGTAATCGTCGCTGATTAccgatgaaataaattaaataagaaaattctttGCGGAGTTATTACGCCTTCGATCACACTTTCGTCTAGCTAGTCACATACTGGCAATGAGAAGTGACTTCTACCAcgcaacaaaaataaatatcatccAGGTCATAGCGATTCGGTGAGTATATCTTAAATTTTATCGTTGATTTTAGCGGCAATAGTTATGCTCCAACGATAATATTAGAGGGCACATTCTCCTAGTCATTCTGCGGTCGAAGTTCATGATTACAAACCTTTTAGGCCATCTAACAAGGAAAAGAAGCTGTAATTGATATTGAAAGCACTGGTGGCGGGGATATCGATGATTTGTTGTACCGAGTATTGCTATACAGTATAAACAGTCTCGGTTGAAATACGATAGTCGTCGCTTCCGACCGAAGAGCTCAGCTTAAGTTGAAGTCGGTTTTccaaatttaaattcgtttgaacaatcaaaaattttgtatcaacGTAAAATTAATTCCTATGTTacgagagagtgagaaatatTCAGCGTCACGAAATGGATCGCACCGAGTTTACTTGCGTTATTATTTTGGTCATCGTTGGACTTTTTAATGAAGGTAATTTCAAAAACTACACCGCAAGTTATATTCCATAGTATTTTACTTCGCTACTGCGCGCACGATTGTCCAAGACGCGGTTCACGCGGAAAACGAACAGACTCATTTTCATCGCGACGTAGAATTGACTGCACGTTTTCACCTTTCGTAATTTCCGAAATCTAAGAGAAACTCATCGGTACATGTATTTGTAGTAAATAGCAACtcaagtttataaaattcattattgGTACGACGCCGtatcgtttatttattcatttattacttttatCTGCTAACGTGTTGTTCATAGGCACGTTTTGAGACTGGTGATATTAAAACTATACAaaccaaagaaaaaataagcaaTATGCATATTTTCTGAACAAACATAACGTTCATAGCAGttaacgaaaaattgttttttactcaCGCGTGACGAATacggaaaataatttaaatccaAACTAGCAAAATGATTGTTATTTTCTATCGTCATTTCAAGGCGAGATTACTTATTTTGGAATAAGTCGACAATAATTGCGGCCGATGGACACAGTGACAACGTTCTTAACTTTCTACAAGTGAATATCTGCAAGATCGTTGCTCGCATAAATTGGTTATCAATTTCAAGTCTTTTCAACCGTCAGATGATGTTGACTAAATTCTAGATGCGAATGATGCTTGGAAAATTTATGTAGCATGTTCCTAAAAGGTAGTTTTCACACAAGATGTTATGCAAAATATATGTAACGCTACGGTTGACGTAATTGTTGCTCTCGACCATACGCAGAGTCATAAAGCGCGTAACTTCCTGTTTGTACCACATGTTCGTTCCTCGCGGTTAGAATTTACCGAATTAAAGAGAAACTTAAGCCGAACATCCGCTGTAATGTAATTGCGACTTGCCGGTTTATCTTGAAAGAAACCAAACTGGTTTGTCCGTTTCTGAAAATCGTTATTTACATCGGTTGATGACCGGGCATCCGTTTGTCGTGtatgcttttttctttcattattattacgcTGCGAAAAAGATTTCCGTTGTTCAAAGAAATAACGacgattttcattaaaaattacttgaatttCACATTGACCTACATTTTCACGGGTTCATTATTTGCATTTATTCTTACAGGTGTAGCATATTCGAAACCGAAAATCTACCCTGCAGAGCCTTATATCGTCATCCAAGAAGGAACCGACTTGAACATATCATGCAGAGGTTTCCGTCCCATCCATTTTTCAGTCATGAATGTTTCCGGTCGAAATGTACGTACACGATGTTCTCAGAACGACGCTTGCTGCCTCTTGTATATTCACGGTATGCTCGCGTAGATTTTAATAATGATTAAGTACTCATCGCTACGCCTTCGCAGTGTTCACCGTCAAGGACTAAACCCAGCGAATCGTCCGGCGTGCATACCTCCACGTTCACCGTGCCTAACGTAACTCGAACCGATGCCGGATGGTACGCTTGCGCCGAAGACGGAACCGAGATTCGGAACGACGAGCAAATCGTCGAACATCCTAACGAAACCATCAGCTGGATCTATGTATACGTGAATTGTGAGAAACGGATATTATTTTTGGCGGctattttgacaaatttcttTGGGTCTTACCTCGAGTGTCGAGATACGCATATTTCTTGATAGATTACATGATTCAATAGACAAATGGCTAGCATTAGGAAAGTAAATTATGCGCTTCGCGGCTCTCGATACGATATCTAGTCATTCGGGGCGCTGAAATAGAGTCCCGATAGAAAATCCATCCGATCTTCAAGCGAAGGTGGAGAAAGGTTCGAAAGCTCCACGGGTTTTTCGCACGGTCGGTGGACTACGGCTGCTagttggaataaaatttgtagATTTTCACGTGTATCTGCTCAGTTCCAACGGCATTTGTAAACTTCGGATCATAAAGACATGAAataaacgaagaagaagaatttccATATCACGGAGATCCTTCTTCCTTCACGGACGGTACGCCGACCTCTGAGCTTCGGATCCTTAGATCCAGATCAGTCGTACGATAATAACGATACTTGTGTTCCTCACAGCGTCGAAACCATTTGCTGTTGACGATCAGATCGACGGTGTAACGATAATCAAACCAATTTGGAGTTCCGTGGTCATACCGTGTCGGCAAACGTTACCCAAAATGCAGATTCCAACGCTTGAGCAGGCGTACGTAGTAAGTACACGTTTCACAGAAATTTCAGTCTGAGTCTCGCGTTACGAAGCGAGTCAAAATAGACTCAATTGATGCTCGCGAATCATTCAAGTTCAGATTTTTCGCTGGACCAGCCAAAGTAGAGGCAGCGTATACCGAAAAAGTAATACGGTGGAGTTTTGATGACAAAAAAAGATTCGACGGGAAACAAAATTTGCTTTTCCCTGACCGCGTATCGCAGATTGCTTACGGCAAACGCACTTCACCTCAAACTGTATTTTACAACTCACGACTTACTCTGCAAGAAATAACGGACGAACATTTATCAATCGTACAGGTGGTTGACCCGGCAGTTGCCGGTTTTCGATACGACCCGAGAATTGGATTCATCAAAGATAAAGTGACTAAATCTTCTTCCACCGACTACAGCTGTATATCGCCACCGTTCGAAGGACGCGTTGGTGACGAAATAACATACACAGTGACAATAAGTAAGTATTCGTACGAATGCTTGTAAGCTTTTCAGCTGTACTATacgaaagtaaataaaaaacgtgTGTGTAACAACCGCAAGCGGCAGAAGCAAAGCTTCTGAAATTTATACGAGTGATCTTACGTGACGTCaagtaccaaaaaaaaattcccgtttctagattttcttttctgcgATACTCCGAACACCTGATATACAGaatacataatttttgttttattttgttaaattgtCGAATGTGTGTTAAatatgtttcaattttatagtgaaattttttttccactactTCTTCACTTTATAGGAATGCAATGCTGTGGCCGGTGGCAATAGCGAGTAGTAACACAGTTTGCAGCtagcattatttttctttatagCTGACATTATAATGAAACCTCCATTAATCGACGAGGATAAACTCCGACACTTGGTACGTGGGCGGAATCAAACTCTAAGGTGTTACATCACTGATGAAACTCATGACCCGAACGAGGAGACGTATTACCTGACGTGGAAAGCCCCGGGTGCGATACCAGTAAGTTCCATTGCCAACGGCACTGAGCAATAGATAACTAatagtttattaaaaaaaagttacatcTCGCTACGAGCGTTTACGTGAGAAATAACGAGTAATCGAAGCTTGGTAGAACCAAGAACCAGATTGATCAGCGATTGGTACGACTTTAAAAACGGCAACACCCTTTCAAATTTTGTCGAACGGAAATACACGATGAGCTTGCACGCGCGTATCGGAAACTTATGCTTCGCTGCTCTTACAACGTAACGTCGATCGTCCAACGTCAAATATCACGACTCAATCCCCAGGTCGACTAAAAAGTTTAATTCCAGGCGGAGAGATTGCGGCGCGAGAATACTATTGGAAAGGAAGCTGTGTTGACGATAGTAGATGTGCGGGAAACTGATAG is a genomic window containing:
- the LOC107218532 gene encoding platelet-derived growth factor receptor alpha-like isoform X1, whose translation is MKPPFIDEDKLRHLVRGRNQTLRCYITDETHDPFKDKYYLTWKAPGAIPAERLRRENTIGKEAVLTIVDVRETDSGEYTCTVTGTFRDIALKSVRIQFYDPNEEYINVTDISPLTQTINATETAVWEVDIDTYPEGNITWLDTEKTEISNSTRYSHDVSGTKHTFQIRNVGIADFGSYTIRINYGNESNEHELELKVRAPPTAKIESAPNRSYKRNETQEFRCRISGYPLPNVTWRYSESAGPRSDNKSVETIFPPTGKGSLENPPTGFLSFLKTSINATGGLTCRSCNEIDCAESTMTILVAGGQPPAEPSAHKDVIWISSICGLIIIIIVVVICMGAKVNRERRLKKILFDSVLTHFEDGALECLNHDLTVDEQAELLPYDKKWEFPREDLKLGKQLGSGAFGVVMKAEARGIRVAGETTIVAVKMVRRSTDPSYLKALSGELKIMIHLGRHLNVVNLLGACTKTIRTKRELYVIVEYCRFGNLHQYLQRHRATFIDQIDPSTKKINPNIGMELLARSLSITSQDSNSTRTSYCNGDFELTIRRHSHEGDSSEVNMSPDGADSGYNSSSVQPGWRSNYRGDYTDHNLNPVCTRDLLCWAWQVSRGMEYLSSRNVLHGDLAARNILLADDNVVKICDFGLARNMYNDKNYTKKGDCPLPVKWMAIESIRDRIFSTQSDVWSFGIVLWEFFTLAYTPYPGLEFKDQYDKLIEGYRMEKPEYATEEIYDIMLKCWNEKPTLRPTFSDLVEKFGSLLNEEVKTHYFRLNTVDADFNIETFRDGRIDYLTMMSAPNGIDHIPHVSTSDGSSATEYLSMSPGKKIGDTFIVSPCPELDSSHFEYPPPNTNAPDNPDLQIRIEPTPSLALDVPLKHSIAKDDQGAEKSQLEEDHRYCDATNVSQNRSVLLNNSSDKLANKANCQMNIMKNLSPLLIGKGDDDYVNMPQSKVDPAKDTSDSRDNSNYVIIRKNRQNSIPV
- the LOC107218532 gene encoding platelet-derived growth factor receptor alpha-like isoform X2 yields the protein MKPPFIDEDKLRHLVRGRNQTLRCYITDETHDPFKDKYYLTWKAPGAIPAERLRRENTIGKEAVLTIVDVRETDSGEYTCTVTGTFRDIALKSVRIQFYDPNEEYINVTDISPLTQTINATETAVWEVDIDTYPEGNITWLDTEKTEISNSTRYSHDVSGTKHTFQIRNVGIADFGSYTIRINYGNESNEHELELKVRAPPTAKIESAPNRSYKRNETQEFRCRISGYPLPNVTWRYSESAGPRSDNKSVETIFPPTGKGSLENPPTGFLSFLKTSINATGGLTCRSCNEIDCAESTMTILVAGGQPPAEPSAHKDVIWISSICGLIIIIIVVVICMGAKVNRERRLKKILFDSVLTHFEDGALECLNHDLTVDEQAELLPYDKKWEFPREDLKLGKQLGSGAFGVVMKAEARGIRVAGETTIVAVKMVRRSTDPSYLKALSGELKIMIHLGRHLNVVNLLGACTKTIRTKRELYVIVEYCRFGNLHQYLQRHRATFIDQIDPSTKKINPNIGMELLARSLSITSQDRVNYASLSFSCSNSTRTSYCNGDFELTIRRHSHEGDSSEVNMSPDGADSGYNSSSVQPGWRSNYRGDYTDHNLNPVCTRDLLCWAWQVSRGMEYLSSRNVLHGDLAARNILLADDNVVKICDFGLARNMYNDKNYTKKGDCPLPVKWMAIESIRDRIFSTQSDVWSFGIVLWEFFTLAYTPYPGLEFKDQYDKLIEGYRMEKPEYATEEIYDIMLKCWNEKPTLRPTFSDLVEKFGSLLNEEVKTHYFRLNTVDADFNIETFRDGRIDYLTMMSAPNGIDHIPHVSTSDGSSATEYLSMSPGKKIGDTFIVSPCPELDSSHFEYPPPNTNAPDNPDLQIRIEPTPSLALDVPLKHSIAKDDQGAEKSQLEEDHRYCDATNVSQNRSVLLNNSSDKLANKANCQMNIMKNLSPLLIGKGDDDYVNMPQSKVDPAKDTSDSRDNSNYVIIRKNRQNSIPV